A stretch of Sulfurimonas xiamenensis DNA encodes these proteins:
- a CDS encoding NAD(P)H-dependent oxidoreductase, whose protein sequence is MEKSFNEAMDFRHACKVFNENKKISEKDIIDILEAGRKSPSSFGMEPWKFLVIKNEELKAKIRPYCWDQIQVTSCSHLVVILAAIEDVKPESGVVKKRFSRREMPQEMLDFYMQKYASHLSKTLSSDENILCWTAKQTYIAAANMMTKAATLGIDSCPIEGFEKENVERILNIDIKKYQLSLVLPFGYRINK, encoded by the coding sequence ATGGAAAAAAGTTTTAATGAAGCTATGGATTTTAGGCATGCGTGTAAAGTGTTTAACGAAAATAAGAAAATATCAGAGAAAGATATAATAGATATACTCGAAGCAGGGCGAAAATCTCCATCATCGTTTGGCATGGAACCATGGAAATTTTTGGTAATTAAAAACGAAGAGTTAAAAGCAAAAATACGACCTTACTGCTGGGATCAAATTCAGGTTACTTCATGCTCCCATTTAGTGGTTATACTTGCTGCGATAGAAGATGTAAAACCGGAGAGTGGAGTCGTTAAGAAGAGATTTTCAAGAAGAGAGATGCCGCAGGAGATGCTTGATTTTTATATGCAAAAATATGCATCACATTTGAGCAAAACTCTAAGCAGCGATGAAAACATACTTTGTTGGACTGCAAAACAAACTTATATTGCTGCTGCAAATATGATGACAAAAGCAGCTACTCTTGGGATAGACAGCTGCCCGATAGAGGGGTTTGAGAAAGAAAATGTAGAGAGAATTTTAAATATTGATATTAAAAAATATCAACTTTCTTTAGTACTTCCTTTTGGCTACAGAATCAATAAATAA
- a CDS encoding endonuclease/exonuclease/phosphatase family protein has product MFKPNSLLKSLKHQESELGMEFSLLCWNVAKLTLKSSYKAFIDSLIQNHNFDILLLQEVKKSIPHELELHDYSYVLSPNIETKKHVFGVLSAFKTSCESELSLLTKKQELRYTTHKVSLITHHKISQEQTLLVVNLHAINFVRNLDFKHELNSLYETISSHKGAMIVAGDFNTWNLKRVRFLEEFAENLSLKKVIFSNEIHLKKIFTNSIDYIFYRDLNLTYSEVIDSKKISDHNPIIAKFKY; this is encoded by the coding sequence ATGTTTAAACCAAATAGTTTGCTAAAATCATTAAAACATCAAGAATCTGAGTTAGGCATGGAGTTTAGTCTTTTATGTTGGAATGTTGCAAAACTTACTCTTAAAAGCTCATATAAAGCATTTATTGATTCACTTATACAAAACCATAACTTCGATATATTACTGCTTCAAGAAGTAAAAAAGAGTATTCCTCATGAACTAGAACTACATGACTACTCTTATGTTTTATCGCCTAATATCGAGACAAAAAAGCATGTTTTTGGGGTACTTAGCGCTTTTAAAACATCGTGTGAGAGTGAACTCTCTTTGCTGACAAAAAAACAGGAACTGCGCTACACAACACACAAAGTATCACTTATTACACACCATAAAATTTCACAGGAGCAGACACTGCTTGTCGTCAATCTTCATGCTATCAACTTTGTACGAAATCTTGATTTTAAACATGAATTGAATTCACTTTATGAAACTATCAGTTCACATAAGGGAGCAATGATCGTGGCGGGTGATTTTAATACTTGGAACTTAAAAAGAGTACGCTTTTTAGAGGAGTTTGCAGAAAATCTTTCTCTTAAAAAAGTGATATTCAGCAATGAAATACATCTTAAAAAAATTTTCACAAACTCAATAGATTATATCTTTTACAGAGATTTGAATCTTACCTACTCCGAAGTGATAGACAGCAAAAAAATCTCAGACCACAACCCTATTATTGCAAAATTTAAATATTAA
- the cls gene encoding cardiolipin synthase produces the protein MNEEIKSNITDIFLYHGLIFLTGLLIIIVLIHMLYNRRTPSSIIAWLLSIILIPYISIFLYFIIGSRKRKNRYKKENLVLKNKNTDNNIQNNIDRILRNYKIADAQRNEEFKLFLDAVQFYNEFLNCIQNAKQSIYISTFIFEYDKVTKEIIKALIKKAKEGVEIKILIDSIGSINLYLLQYRLRKLRNAGAKIEFFMPIFEMPFRNYINLRNHRKIYIFDNEKVLSGGANLSFEYLGPTYSKERWEDIMFSIVGPSVEQFFEIFASDWLYASQEKLTFAQNGKNREIDGDIFLQVVPSGPDMDKDTLYEVLLSAIYGAKEKIYIITPYFIPNNSLIQALIIAHHKGVDVKLITPKEANHTIVNLVRSSYMRELEEAGIKIYLYNGSLLHAKAMLFDSHSVMLGSVNFDNRSLFLNYEVVTFVYSGKIIKEVEIWTQKLISNSSFGTKNVSYGKRVFENLMRILAPQL, from the coding sequence ATGAATGAAGAGATAAAGAGTAATATTACAGATATATTTTTATATCACGGTTTAATATTTTTGACCGGTCTTTTAATAATAATCGTGTTAATCCACATGCTTTATAATAGGCGGACTCCAAGCAGTATAATTGCCTGGCTTCTTTCTATTATTCTTATCCCGTATATATCCATATTTTTATACTTTATAATTGGCTCAAGAAAACGAAAAAACAGATATAAAAAAGAAAATTTAGTACTTAAAAATAAAAATACGGACAATAATATACAAAATAATATCGACAGAATTTTAAGAAATTATAAAATAGCCGATGCCCAAAGAAACGAAGAATTTAAACTTTTTCTTGATGCAGTTCAATTTTATAATGAATTTTTAAACTGCATACAAAATGCAAAACAATCAATCTATATCAGCACTTTTATTTTTGAGTATGACAAAGTTACAAAAGAAATTATAAAAGCTTTAATAAAAAAAGCAAAAGAGGGAGTTGAGATAAAAATACTTATCGATTCCATAGGTTCCATAAATCTTTATTTACTTCAATATAGACTTAGAAAACTAAGAAATGCCGGTGCAAAAATTGAATTTTTTATGCCTATATTTGAAATGCCTTTTAGAAACTATATAAATCTCAGAAATCATAGAAAAATATATATCTTTGACAATGAAAAAGTTTTAAGCGGAGGAGCAAACTTATCTTTTGAATATTTGGGACCAACTTACAGCAAAGAGAGATGGGAAGATATTATGTTCTCAATTGTCGGTCCATCTGTAGAGCAATTTTTTGAAATATTTGCTTCAGACTGGCTTTATGCTTCTCAAGAAAAATTGACATTTGCACAAAACGGCAAAAATAGAGAGATAGATGGCGATATATTTCTGCAAGTTGTTCCATCTGGACCGGATATGGATAAAGACACACTTTATGAGGTACTCCTATCTGCAATATATGGCGCAAAAGAAAAAATTTATATAATAACTCCATATTTTATACCAAATAATTCTCTTATCCAAGCGCTTATTATTGCTCATCACAAAGGGGTTGATGTAAAATTAATCACACCAAAAGAGGCTAATCACACTATAGTAAATCTAGTTAGAAGTTCTTATATGAGAGAACTTGAGGAAGCCGGAATAAAGATATATCTATATAACGGCTCACTGCTGCATGCAAAAGCCATGCTTTTTGACAGTCACAGCGTAATGCTTGGAAGTGTGAACTTTGACAACAGAAGTCTCTTTTTAAACTATGAGGTTGTAACTTTTGTTTATTCCGGCAAAATCATAAAAGAGGTAGAAATATGGACACAAAAACTTATATCTAATTCCTCTTTTGGAACAAAAAATGTATCTTATGGCAAAAGAGTTTTTGAAAACCTTATGCGGATATTAGCACCGCAACTTTAA
- a CDS encoding manganese-dependent inorganic pyrophosphatase, with product MSTYIFGHTNPDSDSIIGAISLAYLKNQLGEDCVPTRQGDISPETEFILKRFGAEEPELKTSYAGEKVYLVDFSDLAQAPKDIKEATILGIVDHHKLGDITTDTPLECWIRPIGCSNTVIKEMFDYYGVAIPKNLAGMMMCAILSDTVIFKSPTCTKADTKAVKDLAKISHIDDYKALGMEMFIAKSAIEGASARDLNMRDYKAFDMNGTKVGIGQLEMVDISALNDRIGELFADMKLIKQEEGLHTIIILLTDIMKEGSQLLVLSDDVSKVEKAFNVKIQDNQAWLDGVLSRKKQVIPFLQPQF from the coding sequence ATGTCAACATATATTTTTGGTCATACAAATCCAGATTCTGATTCTATTATCGGTGCTATCTCTTTAGCTTATTTGAAAAATCAACTAGGTGAAGATTGTGTGCCTACGCGTCAAGGCGATATTTCTCCAGAGACGGAGTTTATACTTAAAAGATTTGGAGCAGAGGAACCTGAACTTAAAACCTCTTATGCAGGTGAAAAGGTCTATCTGGTAGATTTTTCAGATCTTGCCCAAGCTCCAAAAGATATAAAAGAGGCGACTATTTTGGGTATAGTAGATCACCACAAATTAGGCGATATAACAACAGATACTCCACTTGAGTGTTGGATACGACCTATCGGATGTTCAAATACGGTTATAAAAGAAATGTTTGACTATTATGGGGTTGCTATTCCAAAAAATTTAGCGGGAATGATGATGTGTGCAATTTTAAGTGATACGGTTATCTTTAAATCTCCAACATGCACTAAAGCTGACACAAAAGCAGTAAAAGATTTAGCAAAAATTTCTCATATTGATGATTACAAAGCACTAGGTATGGAGATGTTTATAGCAAAATCGGCTATAGAAGGCGCAAGTGCCAGAGATCTTAATATGAGAGATTATAAAGCTTTTGATATGAATGGCACCAAAGTCGGGATAGGTCAGCTTGAAATGGTTGATATTTCGGCATTAAATGATAGAATAGGTGAACTTTTTGCAGATATGAAACTTATAAAGCAGGAGGAGGGTCTTCATACTATTATTATTCTTTTAACCGATATTATGAAAGAAGGATCACAGCTTTTAGTTTTAAGTGATGATGTTTCAAAAGTTGAAAAAGCATTTAATGTAAAAATTCAAGACAACCAAGCATGGTTAGATGGTGTACTTAGCCGTAAAAAGCAAGTTATTCCTTTTCTTCAACCGCAGTTTTAA
- a CDS encoding ABC transporter ATP-binding protein, whose protein sequence is MSKHSAIKVQNLVKNFGKDDNLVRVIENASFEIQKGEVVALIAPSGAGKTTLLMMIGCVIEPTSGEIWLGENKVYHDKWLAKDTRRIRREKIGFIFQAHYLVPFLNVLENITLLPQANNVSEKEAKEKAMELLEYLEIADKANNMSSQLSGGQNQRVAIARALANNPEIILADEPTAALDGERAVSVIKMLKKIAREQNVAIITVTHDERILPYCDKIMKIQNRGIVFHELKEENIL, encoded by the coding sequence ATGAGCAAGCATAGTGCTATTAAAGTTCAAAATTTAGTCAAAAATTTTGGTAAAGATGATAATTTAGTCCGAGTAATTGAAAATGCGTCATTTGAGATACAAAAAGGAGAAGTTGTTGCACTGATTGCTCCAAGCGGTGCAGGAAAAACAACTCTTCTTATGATGATAGGGTGTGTTATAGAACCAACAAGCGGAGAGATTTGGCTAGGAGAAAACAAAGTTTATCATGATAAATGGTTAGCTAAAGATACAAGACGCATAAGAAGAGAAAAGATAGGATTTATATTTCAAGCTCATTATCTTGTCCCTTTTTTGAATGTTTTAGAGAACATAACACTTCTTCCGCAGGCAAACAATGTAAGTGAAAAAGAGGCAAAAGAGAAGGCAATGGAACTCTTAGAGTATCTTGAAATTGCCGATAAAGCAAATAATATGTCATCACAGCTCTCTGGAGGGCAAAATCAAAGAGTTGCCATTGCACGCGCACTTGCAAACAATCCAGAAATTATTCTAGCGGACGAGCCTACAGCTGCACTTGATGGAGAAAGAGCTGTTAGTGTTATAAAAATGCTCAAAAAAATTGCAAGAGAGCAAAATGTAGCAATCATCACCGTTACACATGATGAAAGGATTCTTCCATATTGTGACAAAATTATGAAAATACAAAACAGAGGTATAGTTTTTCACGAACTAAAAGAAGAGAATATATTGTAA
- a CDS encoding ABC transporter permease, translating to MINLAKRDIEHTLGKFIVTAMGVGMLLGIVLIMIGVYRGMMVEAEILLNDIGADMWIVQEDTLGPFAESSRVHEDLKNIIYVMQGIDKSEAMTFQNIQLPQKDKSVLAVAVGYDIYGAINPINPKRLIKGRKLKNDHYEIVVTDKTGFQLGEEIKLGRNFYKVVGITSKTVSSGGDPLVYISLKDAQELQFLYSNKEIQNDEARGIENSESYRVNAIVATVKNGFDVDKVAHDIRKWQHKNVYTDKQQRDILTKNLIEKSSKQIGLFTIILVIVSTIIIALIIYTMTLEKMKEISIMKLMGLPNTLIIEMIVKETILLGIFAFIFGNIFSHLIYDKFPKLVVLQIPDAWILFGVIVFASILASFVGVKKVISADPAAAIGG from the coding sequence ATGATTAATTTAGCAAAAAGAGATATTGAGCACACCCTTGGCAAATTTATAGTCACCGCTATGGGTGTTGGGATGTTGCTTGGAATTGTTCTTATTATGATTGGCGTATACCGTGGCATGATGGTAGAAGCGGAAATATTACTTAATGATATTGGCGCAGATATGTGGATAGTTCAAGAAGACACCTTAGGACCTTTTGCCGAATCCTCAAGAGTTCACGAGGACCTTAAAAATATCATCTATGTAATGCAGGGTATAGATAAAAGTGAAGCAATGACTTTTCAAAATATCCAGCTACCACAAAAAGACAAGTCAGTTCTTGCCGTTGCAGTCGGATATGATATCTATGGAGCTATTAATCCCATCAATCCTAAAAGGTTGATAAAAGGACGAAAACTAAAAAATGACCATTATGAAATTGTAGTTACAGACAAGACAGGCTTTCAACTAGGAGAAGAAATAAAACTCGGAAGAAATTTTTATAAAGTTGTCGGCATTACAAGTAAAACAGTTTCAAGCGGTGGAGATCCTCTTGTCTATATAAGTCTAAAAGATGCCCAAGAGCTACAGTTTTTATACTCAAACAAAGAGATACAAAACGATGAAGCAAGAGGAATAGAAAATTCGGAATCTTACAGAGTAAACGCGATTGTCGCAACTGTTAAAAATGGTTTTGATGTCGATAAAGTGGCCCATGATATAAGAAAGTGGCAACATAAAAATGTATATACGGACAAGCAGCAAAGAGATATACTCACAAAAAATCTAATTGAAAAATCTTCTAAACAGATAGGACTATTTACTATTATATTGGTTATAGTCTCAACAATTATTATTGCTCTTATTATTTATACCATGACATTGGAAAAAATGAAAGAGATATCTATTATGAAGCTTATGGGGCTTCCAAACACTCTTATTATAGAGATGATTGTTAAAGAGACAATACTCCTTGGTATTTTTGCTTTTATTTTTGGAAATATATTTTCACACTTAATTTACGATAAATTTCCTAAACTTGTTGTGTTGCAAATTCCCGATGCATGGATACTTTTTGGCGTAATTGTTTTTGCATCTATTCTAGCCTCTTTTGTAGGTGTAAAAAAAGTAATAAGCGCCGACCCGGCAGCAGCAATTGGAGGATAA
- a CDS encoding efflux RND transporter periplasmic adaptor subunit, translated as MNKWLKYTIITLFIAIGGALFYNKVYIVKSTFATTKPTKGDLHITVRGIGNVDAKNIYTITAQSGGEIENIYFDEGQWVKRGDLLLTIDPVDLPMLLDEQKVALKKAKQEVQTTQSDLESLKAQKTLILVTYNRYKKLLEQKYVTQAEYDKASSDLQNIDAQINASKAKIASAKLEIQRLQKSMEAIDAKLQRFKVYSPVDGYIISKEAEAAQYVLPSAPVFKIVDPKTLWVVANIDERVAKGIKLDQKASIKLRSQPNVKLNGNVERIVAISNLVTLEREIAIGFETTPIPFYINEQAEVNIKVQKYENVVKIPLNLITTKDGKKGVWVANSDNAYFHPISILAQNDEEAAISSGIDADTELLVPTSSNKPLSDGMKIYR; from the coding sequence ATGAACAAATGGCTAAAATATACAATAATTACACTATTTATCGCTATTGGAGGCGCTCTATTTTACAATAAAGTATACATTGTAAAATCAACATTTGCTACAACAAAACCGACAAAAGGAGATCTTCATATAACAGTGCGCGGCATTGGAAATGTTGATGCTAAAAATATATACACTATTACGGCGCAAAGCGGCGGAGAGATAGAAAATATATACTTTGATGAGGGTCAATGGGTTAAGAGGGGTGATCTTCTTTTAACGATTGATCCGGTAGATCTTCCTATGCTTCTTGATGAACAAAAAGTAGCACTTAAAAAAGCTAAGCAAGAGGTTCAAACAACACAAAGTGATCTTGAAAGTCTCAAAGCGCAAAAAACACTTATTTTAGTAACATACAATCGTTACAAAAAACTGTTGGAACAGAAATATGTAACGCAAGCAGAATATGACAAAGCAAGCAGCGATTTGCAAAATATAGATGCGCAAATAAATGCTTCTAAAGCAAAAATTGCTTCTGCAAAACTAGAGATTCAAAGATTGCAAAAGAGTATGGAAGCGATAGATGCAAAACTGCAAAGATTTAAAGTTTACTCTCCTGTTGATGGTTACATTATTTCAAAAGAGGCAGAAGCAGCGCAATATGTCCTGCCGTCTGCACCTGTTTTTAAAATAGTAGATCCAAAGACATTATGGGTTGTGGCAAATATTGATGAAAGAGTGGCAAAGGGTATCAAGCTTGATCAAAAAGCTTCTATTAAACTTAGATCACAGCCAAATGTAAAATTAAACGGAAATGTTGAAAGAATAGTAGCTATAAGCAATCTTGTTACACTTGAGAGAGAGATAGCGATAGGATTTGAAACCACTCCGATTCCGTTTTATATTAATGAGCAGGCTGAAGTAAATATAAAAGTTCAAAAGTATGAAAATGTTGTAAAAATTCCTCTTAATTTAATTACTACTAAAGATGGAAAAAAAGGAGTCTGGGTAGCAAACAGCGATAATGCATACTTTCATCCGATTTCTATTTTGGCACAAAATGACGAAGAAGCAGCCATTTCATCAGGAATAGATGCGGATACTGAACTGTTAGTACCTACAAGCAGCAACAAACCACTTAGTGACGGCATGAAGATATACAGATGA